The following are encoded in a window of Phaseolus vulgaris cultivar G19833 chromosome 3, P. vulgaris v2.0, whole genome shotgun sequence genomic DNA:
- the LOC137808403 gene encoding uncharacterized protein: MFRSMSTRRGPGRYERLGKESVTTALLNEGLKRSTSLPSWGPNPSTKMALGSTSGDFNLQRNPTKKVNNSEKKSHPLLSFLALRRKKKTTAKPEFARYLEYLKEGGMWDLKSNKPVMHYV; this comes from the coding sequence ATGTTTAGATCCATGAGTACTCGGAGAGGTCCTGGGAGGTATGAGAGATTAGGTAAAGAATCAGTTACCACTGCACTTTTGAACGAGGGGCTCAAGAGGAGCACGAGTTTGCCTTCTTGGGGACCCAACCCTTCAACAAAAATGGCTTTAGGTTCCACCTCTGGGGACTTCAATCTTCAGAGAAACCCCACAAAGAAGGTAAATAACAGTGAGAAGAAGAGTCACCCTCTCTTGAGCTTCTTGGCTCTTCGTaggaaaaagaaaacaacagcAAAGCCTGAATTTGCAAGGTATCTTGAATATCTGAAGGAAGGAGGCATGTGGGATTTGAAGTCAAATAAACCTGTCATGCATTACGTATGA